In Gadus morhua chromosome 2, gadMor3.0, whole genome shotgun sequence, the DNA window CGACTCTCGGACGCGCGTTCACGACGAGCATCCCAGCTTTTATATCGCTCTCCAACGTCCTCAGGTTAGCTAGAAGACAGTGAGCTGTGCTAATTGTTATTCTTGTGCTAATTGTAATTGCTATTGCTAACCGATGTTGGCACGCAAACCAGCGTTAGCCTCAGTATTCCGAACTTAACGCCACGTTCCGCCCCGACCCCCTGAGTTTAAAAGGTCTACGTGAAGCAGTACCCAGAATGCAACATTACCGGAAATGCAACTTCACCTCTTTGAACCACAGCCGACCAGGACCAGAAACTAGACTAGTGACCAGAAGGACCAGAGAACGACTCGTCTGTAACGACAGGCGGTCTCTCTGGCGGACGGCAGTACAGTATTAGCGGACCACTGGTCTGTGTGTTGATGATGAGTGTTTTCTTTTTGGGAGGGGGGTTGGATTGAAACATGTCTGTTTTCCTCTGAGTGGTTTTGGCTCTGTGttttaggggggtgggggaccttatcttatcttatcttatcttatgttCCTCCCTGATCAAACCCTCATTGTCTGCCAGCATCCACTAATAAACATGATCAACAACCGGAAACATGCCCTCCTGTGCTGGTGGTTTCTTTCAGGGACGTCAAGTCAACAGAAGTTTTAGCAATTACCTTATTATGCATAATTGCTACGTCATAGACTCACGTGAGCAGTTGTAACAACATCGCAGCGTTTCGTAATCAATTAACATTACAGACCGTTCCACGCACGATCACATGACCACTCATTGACCACGCCCCTTCCTGGGTCTACTAAACGGAAGGCAACCTAGTCCTAGACCAAAATATACCTTTGATAGGTCCATGAAAAATACCCCACTAAACATGTACAGAGCCCTGTTTCAAGTAGCTGGTTGTGAGGCAACctcgagtttgttcgctctgagttagtggaaactctgggttttccgtttcaggtagcaggttcagcgcaaccgagagttagttgctgcggcaacatacgccgtgggtctaacctgctcgggaggtggttagacctactctgagtttgttgtctataaggctgaaggcagctctccgacagaaggaagtgttagaaatggcatgtccttttctacgagagcctgtggacgtagaggctgcgatcctcagaaggaatctccgtgaggaacgattattaagaccccggttggactttattttcctgataattttcttcacgagcgctatcgtttttcagcgcaatctatcatttatttagaccaccttctctcaCCTTCTTCTCGCAATTAACgcgaatgatccgccccgtgcatcccacccgctctgtactacagtcacttcaacgttgtggctttcccatgatcagagtagctgactaaccacggatcTATAACTGTTTTGAGAGACTTATTTCAGTAGCAGTGATAAAAATGGCAGAGATTACTATGTTGACGATCATATTTGATAAAGGACATTTAACgtttaaaagaaacaaaaaggtCATGGGTTATCTAACTATATTAACACTGGAGCGATGAAGATCGTTTGATTCAGAACCAAAGAGCTTCACAGACCATCATTACTAATCATTAGTGACGCTTCCTACCAGCTTCCTCCCGTCTACCCATTGGTCTTCCATCGACGCTCGGTATAGCGACGCCCCCTAAAATCCAAGACGACCATTGGATAGAATATTTGGTACATGCGCGCCATGAATTCAAACTAGATCGCGCTCAATTTGGGCGAGTCTTATTGGGTGGCGTTGTTTTCAACAGATATAAAGGACCCGGTGTAGACCAGAAATTCATTTCCTATCTTCGAAAAGCTACTCACTATCATGTCTGGAAGAGGTAAAACCGGGGGCAAAGCCAGGGCCAAGGCCAAGACCCGCTCATCCCGTGCCGGACTCCAGTTCCCCGTCGGCCGTGTGCACAGACTTCTCCGTAAGGGAAACTATGCCCACCGCGTCGGTGCCGGAGCTCCCGTCTACCTGGCGGCGGTTCTCGAGTATCTGACCGCTGAGATCCTGGAGTTGGCTGGAAACGCTGCCCGCGACAACAAGAAGACCCGCATCATCCCCCGCCATCTGCAGCTGGCCGTCCGCAACGACGAGGAGCTCAACAAACTCCTAGGCGGAGTGACCATCGCTCAGGGCGGTGTGCTGCCCAACATCCAGGCCGTCCTTCTGCCCAAGAAGACCGAGAAGCCCGCCAAGAAGTAGAACTACACCACAAGACAGAACAaaaggctcttttaagagccacctACTTCTTCACTAAGCAGCAGTTCCTGAAAACACAAACTAGTGCTAGACCATTAATAACTTTGTTGAATAGTACTCCCAGAGCTATCACATATGGAAGAGGCGCAGCATAAATGGTTGGCAAGCAAGGTGAAATGCGATAATGGAATTAAACGTAATTTGGCTGATAAAATAATTTTGAGATAAATTTGTCacgtttatttatatagcacattttaaaacagtaCTTGAcaagtgctgtacacaaatcTTAATCGGTATTAAACGCCAATGTAAAAAAGTGAGTCTTTAGTTGCGTTTCGTGGTGGTCGATAGACTGGGCAGTTCTCAGCAAATCTTAAATTCTTACAGGAAACATGAGgttaataaaaatacaataacttCAATCAAATGGTAATATTTGCGAGTACGGCAAGTTAAATGCATCACTTAAAATAATTAGTTTGAAGATTTGGCGGGTTGCGGGACACCTCCGTGCAGATGTCAATGGCTCTAATTAGCATATGAACAGCAGCCAGACAGCGCCTGGCCGTGAATGTCTTGCCGGCCTGAATTTCGGTTTGGCTGAAATCACTACTTTTAAACAAGAAAAATCACTCGTGATTGGTTGGCAGATCTGTGGCTGTGTAGCTCTATTGGTCATCCTGGGTCATAAGTGTAAACCCcattaataaaaagaaaattgtcAAACATTCATAAATGCTATTATTATGTTGTATATTCATCTCATTGTTATCCTATGGACTACACTATTATTACCATCACGGACATGACTGGATGTATTGAGAAAAGGAAAATTTGGCAGGAACATGTTTATTCAAATAACTTTATCAGCACAAACagtgaatattaaaaaaaacataaataacatgaaataGCAAATTAAATGTCTGGCTACCATGCTAATACCGATACAACCAAGATTTATGCAAGGTTAGAGAGTTTTTGTTGGAGCTGAAGATGAAATTAACTGTTgaaacatgttaaaaatatatatatgtcgaGTCATGTGTCTCTGAAACGACAGAGTCTTCTCGTTCCGACTCCTCGTCTGACTCCTCTAGCAACTCAAGGCGAGCTCTTTTAGCTGCTCTGACACCCAGTGAGGGTGCCAACCCCTTCACTGGGTTGGAAGACCATTCTAGACCCTTTTCTTGCACAATGGTCTCTGTGCCAGCATTCTGGCAGGACACAGTGGCCTGTGAACCTGGTtataaagaaacaaagacaaTGAGAAAGAACTTTAGTAAAATCTTGAGTAAATAATGATACTGCAATGTTAGTGAATACGTCAACGTTTCTAAGGGCTATGGGTTATGTCTGATTCCTGGATGAATTAATACCAGTTTGTTGACCATATCACATACACACCTTTGCTTCTCACGTGTTGTTTCAGTGTAGTAAGTGACAACTGTGTGGCCACAGATTTTGAAGACGGAAACAGCATTTTTGTGCCAACAGTTCTCACATTGCACACCGTCTGCGTTGCACTGGACAGTGTATATGGAGGGTCTGTTTGACATCCCATGTCCCTGCGTGTTTCACCGGTCAGGGTCTGCTGTGATGTACTCTATTAAAAAGAAGGTGATAAATTGTACTTTAGTTTTCAATCATGTTGTGTTTGCTTTTAGAAACCCTTTGGTCCTTACACACTctgcaatttttattttttttatatccttTATTTATCCTGGTTAGTCAATAATTATGTTCAATAAGCAAGTTTGAGGACAATTACTACTTTTAATTTGCATGCAGGTTACGTCTTTGGAGGCTGGAAATGCTCTCCTCTATCAGCTACACATTTGGGTAAGTCACATATTGAGACGGACCATAATCACTGTGCACAGCAGACAAATGTAGCTACTTGCAGCCTATATGTTCTCTATCCACGGACACTTTGATCCGAACAATGACACATAATAAACACAAGTCGGACACTGATAAAATGTTACTTGCAACCTGAGCTTCTGACTCTTCCACACGGCCGAGGATTGTTGGAACTGAGCCATCAATGAGCACCAGTTTAGCTGCTAATCCAACCTTGCATTGGCCCAGGTTTGTGAAACAATCCGGTAGGAAGTGCCGTTGACAAACCCACAGAGTCTTCTGCTGTTGGCCGGGAATCAGCGTATCTACCCACTCTTGCCTGGTACTTGGGTCTTTCGGAAAACCAAAGAAATTAAATAACTTTCCCTTACAACCAAAAAAGCATTTCTTAGTACTAGGCATTGTTCCACCAGGACCAGAACGGTCCTGGCTGCAGACCTTCACTGTGAGGTCGCTTCCGGTGCAGGCTCCGCTGTCAGGACAGGAAATGCACGGgatacatttcaaaataaaatagcgAATGCACTTCTGGTTGAATCTCTTTCTTCACAAATGCATTAATTAGTAAACAATATGAGTAAAATCTTTCAATTCCTTGTCTATAGTATATATCGTTTTTATCAATATACtaaacttttgttttgtttgtcattTTTGTTCTGTCTTTTCCTTTTATGTTGCGCATGAGACCCAACGTGGTCATTTTGATTTATTCTGCCCAAATCTAGGACAAAAAGACATCCATAACCTgtataaattcaaagaaaaaaataaagctttTGATTTGGACAATTGAAGCATTAGCCCTTGTCTTTTTCAAAACACTTCTCATTAATGATTgccatatactgtatgtatattgCACTGTGTAACTTTACAACAGTCATTATGAAAAACAAACGGTGGGTGAAATGACTCAGGGCTCGATTGTCTTTGTATCCTACTATAAAGCTGAGGATCttaaaaagaaaagataaaATAGTTAATCGATGAAAACAATGTATGGCAGGAATAACATTGGTCAGTGCACAGATTTTCTTTTAAGTTATTACTCATTCATAACTCAGCATGTCATAGGCctatacattttattgagtACTATAAAGTATATACTTCACTGCCTTTTCATTATCATTTAACTTTATTGCACTgctctttatatattttctttcatttgttttatgttgtattattctgtatttttattgttaaccACCATCAATTTCATTTTTGGTTCTATGTCTATGCTAATTATGTTCTTGTGCTGCCGTAACACCTAAGTACCAATACATACAACCCAAACTCTGGATGTCTACAGTATAATCCAAGTGAATTATTAAGTGATtattaagaaagaaaaaaaaaatgttctgTAGCCCTTTAATGTGACCGATACTGTGAAAGAGCATacccaatccaatccaatccaatccactttatttatatagcacagtttaaacaaacacaaaggtttccaaagtgctgcacaagaggaaaaaaaataagagataaaaagagataaaataagtaaaaaataagtaaaaacacATGACCCACCCAACACTTCTACATCACATCAACACGCCATCTAGTGTCCAAAGGCCAAATAAAAAAGGTGCGTTTTACCAAGGTTTTAAAGAGACACAGGGATGTAGTTTGTCTAATATGGAGTGGCAAAGTGTTCCACAATTTTGGGGCTGCTACCGCAAAGGCACGTTCTCCTCTGTGTTTTAGCCTGGTACGGGGTGTGGCCAAAAACAGCTGGTCAGCTGACCTAAGAGAACGGCTAGGAGTGTAGGGTATTAGCAGCTCGGAGAGGTATGGTGGGGCAAGGCCATTTAAGGCTTTAAAcgcaaataaaagtattttaaaatgaatcctAAAACGTACAGGTAGCCAGTGCAATGAAGCCAGAATAGGTGTAATGTGGTCGTACTTTCTAGTGTTAGTCAAGAGACGAGCTGCGGCATTTTGAACTAATTGGAGGCGGGCAATGGAGGCCTCACTAATCCCCATGTAAAGTGCATTACAGTAGTCCAGCCGGGTGGTCACAAACGCATGGATTACTATTTCAAGATGCTGTCTCTGAAGCATTGGTTTAATTTTGGCCAGCTGCCTTAGCTGGAAGAAGCTGGACTTCACCACAGCTTTTACCTGGGTGTCAAATTTGAGGTCAGTGTCCACCTTAACCCCCAGGTTATTTAAGATTGGCCTACGGAACTGTTCCAGGTAGCCTAGGTCAACCAGGGGGGACACACCAGAGCCACTGAAAACCACTTCCACTGGTGTGGCAGGTCTGACTGAGACCTCAGCCTGCTGCTCTTCTTCATGAAAATATATAGGTAAGCAAAATGATAAGTTGTAATATTCAAAACACAAGCTCCAAAAAGAAGATAAAGAAAATATCATATCAGTGCCCACCTCTAATATGTCAACCTATACATATTAGAGAACTCAACATATGAATTTTCCAATCCAATCATGCATTATCTAGAcactttatttttaaactgcagACAGCAGGTCTGACCTCAACTCGTGAATGGCATATTCTTTAACCCTCATAGGGTGTTCGTGTTTTTGTTACACAGGAGGTGCTGCGGGGTCTGGTGGACCCATTGCCTTTTAATTCAACATACTcaagcttttatttttaaatactcACCAGATGGTTACTTCATCCCAATtgcaagtaatataaacaacacatatgttaCATTTGTTCActttacctttgttaaatcacatttatgaatagaggtgccactcgtttttgtttctttttgtattaaaatgcaacaaaataaggaaatgcctcataaaacaggcataacttggaaataatcaacatcattagaaattgaaacatactcaataacatctgtctgaacaacacattaaagcctttgaacacggccattatacgtatatcagactataccacacatgaggggcagagtctcactgtgtgtgtattgcatatgtattttttgcactggttgcatgtatattgtgtttttctgtccatcATGGGTCCACACACTTCACAGCGTTTCTTTTTGGCTGACGGGCTGGTTCTAcatctggctgcttgcgggttgttcctggggctggctgcttgcgggttgttcctgaggctggctgcttgcgggttggtcctggggctggctgcttgcgggatggtcctggggctggctgcttgcgggttggtcctggggctggctgcttgcgggttggtcctggggctggctgctcgcgggttggtcctggggctggctgctcgtGGGCTGGCTACTcgcgggttggtcctggggttGGCTGCTCGCGGGCTGGTCCTGGCTGCTCACgggatggtcctggggctggctgcttgccgGCTGGTCCTGGCTGCTCACGGGATGTTCCTGGGGCTTGCTGCTCGCAGGCTTGTCCTGGCTGCTGAAGGGCTAGTCCTGAGGCTCTTTTACGTTTCGGAGCTGGCTGatgctcatcctcctcttcaaactcgGTGTCAGACTCTGAAATGTTATCCTCACTTTCCGAAACTAtttcctctgcatcaccatcaaaaccctctgtctcttcaaatatcaactgtagggcagtctgaacagagaatTGCTTTGCCATCTTGATCAGTTGTGGTATGGAACCATGCTGACAGAGCTTTTTTATAGTGTCAGGTCCCCAAGCTTGATAGTGTTGGGTGCTCCAATTTTGCAACCTTGTGCGGGAACAGTGGGTGCACACTGTGGGTGCTCACACCAAGGGCCCATTCACCTGCTttactctttc includes these proteins:
- the LOC115531910 gene encoding histone H2A encodes the protein MSGRGKTGGKARAKAKTRSSRAGLQFPVGRVHRLLRKGNYAHRVGAGAPVYLAAVLEYLTAEILELAGNAARDNKKTRIIPRHLQLAVRNDEELNKLLGGVTIAQGGVLPNIQAVLLPKKTEKPAKK